AACATCGCAATTGGGCTTCACCCATTGGCCAACATCTCACTTTCTTAGAAGAGGACATGGGGCAGAACAGAAACCGGGAATAAGGAGCGGTTGGGCTCCATTTGACACTTCCAGTGGCACTGCAATGCTTGGGGAGATTGATGTGGCCTTCCTCTCGGCATACTCTCTTGGCATGTACTTTGCCGGGCATTTAGGTGACAGATTAGATCTAAGAATGCTTCTGACAATTGGAATGATAGGAACTGGTCTCTTCACTTCCCTCTTTGGTGCTGGCTACTGGTTAAATATCCATAGTTTCTACTACTTCTTAGTGGTTCAGGTGATGGCTGGTTTGTTTCAGTCAACAGGCTGGCCCTCAGTTGTAGCTGTTGTTGGGAACTGGTTTGGGAAGAGCAAGAGAGGACTAATCATGGGGATCTGGAATGCGCACACTTCAGTTGGAAATATATCTGGCTCGCTGATTGCTTCTGCTTTACTGAAGTATGGATGGGGCTGGTCCTTTGCTGTTCCCGGCCTTGTAATTGCCCTTGTTGGGTTGATAGTCTTTCTATTGTTGCCAGTTAGTCCTGAGGCAGTAGAAattgaaaaggaagaagatgagctgTTGAAGTCTCCTGAGAAAGATGGAACCACAGAGCCTCTATTGGTAGGTAAAACAGATGTCAGAGAAAAAGCAGTAGGCTTCATGGAGGCATGGAGGATCCCTGGTGTCGCACCATTTGCTCTCTGTCTGTTCTTCTCCAAATTGGTTGCTTATACCTTCCTCTACTGGCTCCCTTTCTACATCAGCCAAACAGGTTTGTTCTTATTTGAAGTAATTGTTGCTCATCGTATCACTTATTTCATACTCTGAGCTATAGAATGTCTTAATTCTAGACAAATAATACCATTTGAACATTGGGAGTTTGAGAAGTCTGGGATCCTTTAAGGTCATGCCACTGCTGATTTATTTTCATCTGGTAGTTCTGCGGGAACGGGAATTAGGTAAAGAATGCTGATAATTTAGTTTCTATATCAAACATCACATAATAGTGCTATTTgcccccaccaccaccacccccccatcctcctcctcctcctcctcctcctcctattcTCTCTCAATTGGTATCCTAAATTTTTGATGTCCAAAAAACCTCGAGAAGCAATGCTTAGGTTCCGCATTTTGATAACACGTGCTAAATTATCGATGGAATGTATTCACATTTCCAATTGTTTTTAACTTTAATATTGATGTAAATG
Above is a genomic segment from Phoenix dactylifera cultivar Barhee BC4 chromosome 2, palm_55x_up_171113_PBpolish2nd_filt_p, whole genome shotgun sequence containing:
- the LOC103705132 gene encoding putative glycerol-3-phosphate transporter 1, producing MGSLGEDISETKNTKPLGVCFLEYIKGTPLNFKTYQVIVLVLTFFGYASYHVTRKTTSIVKGVLDPETSQLGFTHWPTSHFLRRGHGAEQKPGIRSGWAPFDTSSGTAMLGEIDVAFLSAYSLGMYFAGHLGDRLDLRMLLTIGMIGTGLFTSLFGAGYWLNIHSFYYFLVVQVMAGLFQSTGWPSVVAVVGNWFGKSKRGLIMGIWNAHTSVGNISGSLIASALLKYGWGWSFAVPGLVIALVGLIVFLLLPVSPEAVEIEKEEDELLKSPEKDGTTEPLLVGKTDVREKAVGFMEAWRIPGVAPFALCLFFSKLVAYTFLYWLPFYISQTAIDGSYLSDSTAGTLSTLFDAGGVVGGILAGHISDRLNARALTAASFMYCAIPAIFFYRIYGSISLNWNIALMFITGMFVNGPYALITTAVSADLGTHSSLNGNSRALATVTAIIDGTGSAGAAIGPLLTGYISANSWSAVFTMLMVAALVAGLLLSQLVVAEVSAKIASARLRRAGDLPRSSMVEP